ggcgcagagagcagaggtaaagtATATCGTCTTTATTTTCTCCGGCACAAAACGGTCACGCCAAAACAGAAGGGCGCGTAATAATAATGACCAACCCAAAACACAGGGCAAAACGGTCCGGAGAGAAAAATAAGACGtcagccagcacatccaaaataCAAACAGCGAAATAAATATATTCCCACGGCACAAAAAGCAAggggcgcagcccggtaaatcttCTGACTAAACCTGTCAGTAAAAATATAACAATCACGGCCCaccgtcctgagtggacaataaacaatcccgcacaacaccccaactgaaaacacacactaaataaggccccactaatgacagacacaaaacaggtgcggaacagacagacaaaaccaaaagacacagaaacaacgatcggtggcagctaataggccggcgacgatgaccgctgagcgccgcccgaccgaggaggggcgccactttcgttggatcctgtgacaggCAGCATCCGAGGGTCTTGAATTTttgagctctacccttagatttggcagTGATGTAGactccccatgagtgacagaacactgagccaatcacgccgtaactagagaacattaccaacccctatgctccgtattttccgctggctgccccaccaccacagaaagcactgagctaggttgaaacacctgcattttggagctgccttactcaagaatgcaaaaaagagaccatgttggtATGGAGGCTTTATTAAGTCACTGTCCCTaatgatgggtcgccactgaCACCACCTATGGCTAAATTAGATTGAAGAGATTTTTttgggttgaaatgatgtggaaacaacgttgattcaaccactaTGTGCCCAGTGGAGACGTGTGCATCCCAAATAACaccattccctatttagtgcactacttttgaccagggcagaatatatagtgcactagggaatagggtgccatttgagacgcagaccCTCCTCTCGGTTAGCACTTCTGACATAACATCTCTCATATGCCTTGGCCACTAATAACTAAAGCATTGCACCAGCATTGCTCTTAAGTAATATGACacgaaggggtgtggtatatggccaatataccatggctaagagctgttcttatgcacaacgcgGAGTGACTGGATACAGCCGTTAGCCtaggtatattagccatataccacaaacccccgaggtgtcttattgctattataaactgattaccaaTGTAATTATAACAGTAAAAGGTCAtttttttgtcatacctgtggtatatacGATCTGATATACCACAACTTTCAAccaatcaacattcagggctcgaaccacccggttCATAATAGAGGATATACCACAAGCAATGTTAATGGCATAGCATTTTGATACTTCTTCCATCTGAGCACATTTTAAATTGTTGATTCTGTGCACAGAGAAAGTAGCTATAGGATGTCTCCTATATTCAGTCTCCTACAAATAGCAAATGTAACCACCCTAGATACAGAAGCAGGACATGTGGTGTGATTTAACAAAGGACGCTGCTTACTTTCCTGCATCATCTTCTGCAAGACCTGCATTTCTAATTATTTTGCATGGACAAATTGGATATTCTATGCTGTTTCCTTGGAAACAGGCATGTGTCCTTGTGTACTGTAAGTGCCAGAGCAAATGGTCCTTTGTATCCCCTAGACATGGTAGAAAACCTCCATCATACTGATGCCTATTCATTCTATTAATTCCTAACCTGTTGATTTATTTGTAACTTAATCTGGATGTACAGTAATTAGATCTTATTGGAGAGACAGTTATTAGATCTTAATTTCAACAGAAAACAAATACTTGAAATCATGGCCATGATTTTAAATCAACTCTGACATAAGAGAACAAAGTGGCTAGCCAAGTAGCTATGctgtgctacatttagctgctaCACATGTGTGGGGCTTCAGACTGTGACTATGACTAAGCACCTTTGTAAAATGAATGCGATCCAATCCCACTACAGCTACTGCACTGGTGGAGCTCACAAATAAAACACACCATAATGCTCTTTGTTATATtaatatatgtatttatttattgttgtcCAGTTTGATATCATTATATTTTATTTGAGCTCTTACAGGCCCCCTGTGCATGGACCTAGCATCACAGCAAAGAGATTGGCACAACAAGATTGGTGAGAAATAGACATCATCTAATCACACAGTTTATCACAATTTAACGTTTTTTTTGTGAGGACTGGGGAAAGACAATTAAGTAACTGTAACATATTTAAACTTCATTTACGAAAATGAGCATTGTAATAGGATGTgccaaaagcaaaacattaccaTGATACATTCCAATATTAAATGGTCAAAGTATAAATAAAATAGAAATCTTGAAGTAAAAAATCATAACAGTTGAATTGCTCAGATGTGTGTGGTGAATTTTGCTATGAGGGTGCTACTGCCGGCAAAGCACAATGTTGTCCCTAGCAATGAAATAAAATAACctctgtttaaaaaaattaaaaaaaaacagctgACAATATAAAAATACATGGCATTGTAGTTCATTAAATAAACCAACAATTTAtatataaaatattatattgatgtatataaaaatatgcttaacaaCGTCTTGAAAAGCGTAACAGCCATAAGCGTTTTTTGTCTGCCACTTCAGAACACACTGTCAACCACAAAAATCCCAAATATGTACAAACAATCAGCTTTCAGAACAGTCGGaacgtcatttcaacaacaacgGACTGTTTCACATCACTATTTTTCTGACGCGATTATAGGATAAGTGTAAAATTCAAGCAGTACTACATAttccaaaataaattaaatagaaAAGGAATATTCTTATATTGTATTAATTAAATATCATAATGTCAGTGTATCTTTGGAGAGAGGATGGTGACGTAGACATGTTTTCAGACATTGTGCCACACCAACACCAGCGTAACAGTATTTCAGCCTACTGAGTCAATAACAAACACAGGCACTGTCAGCTATCCTATAAAACAGAACATCTACAACGAACGGACGAAGCCAGGACAAGAGCCAGGGAATTCATTATGGAGAAATACAGCTGAGATATCAGTTAGTTGAGGCAGTGAGTAACAAAGTGGTAATGTGAGCTAGGTAAGCTATAGCACATTGTCacactgaatgattcagaggactgGTATTGTAGCTGCAAACTGTTGAACATTAAGCTGGATATtgctactgtagtactgtaggtatGTGTCTTTGTTTAGATGTTTCTTGACTAGAGAACTGTAACCTAATTTTGGGTAATTTCCATAGGAAGTGGTTAATCCCTGGTTTCTCCTGTCGAGGCAGTGTCTAGCACAAGCTAAAGCCACCCCCTCTCcatatcctgctcctcctcctcctattccccTCCTCTAGGCTCAAAGTTTTGGGACAGAGACCTCCCTCAATCTCCATCGCATGGTAAAGTGCCGTCTTCGCTGGCACGTGAGGACAAGGCAGTACCCAGCTCGTCCACACACCAACAGAGGCCACGCTGTATACCCTTGGAGGAACGACACTGTGttgtgtgagaggagagagaatgatatGTCATCATACCACAGAACTATTGTCTGCATGTCCACAGCCCAGAGGACCTGAAAGAAAAGTCTTCTTTATCCAGAGCCTCTGGCCGTGGAGACATTTTTGGGCTGAACTGAATAGAGAGATAGCATGCAACTAAATAGAGAGATAGCATGCAACTAAATAGAGAGATAGCATGCAACTAAATAGAGGGATAGCATGCAACTAAATAGAGGGATAGCATGCAACTAAATATAGGGATAGCATGCAACTAAATAGAGAGATAGAATGCAACTAAATAGAGGGATAGCATGCAACGAAATAGAGGGATAGCATGCAACTAAATAGAGGGATAGCATGCAACTAAATAGAGAGATAGCATGCAATTAAATAGAGGGATAGCATGCAATTACATAGAGAGATAGAATGCAATTAAATAGAGCGATAGTATGCAATTAAATAGAGGGATAGCATGCAACTCTGGATCGCATAAACACATACACAGCCAAATATACATACACAGTCAAATATTCACGTCAGCAAACATGTTGCTCTGTATCTACCTGCTTTTTCCTGTAAAAGCCCAGAGTGTCACAATTGGGGATATAGATGTCACGATCAGACAGGAAGATAGTGAGCTCAACACCACGCAGAACACTATTGAGCAGCTTACGGCAGGGTGCCTAAACAGAACAAGGATACATTGATAAATACGATAACTGCACATTGATAAATACAGTAACTATACATTGGTCAATACAGTAACTACACATTGGTCAATACGGTAACTACAGATTgataaatacagtaactacaCATAGATAAATAAAGTAACTACACAAGCAGAAATGCTTATTAAATGACAGAAAATGCAGAGAACCCTTAAGTAGCCTATTGAAGTAGCTACAACATGTGTGGATATCATAGTACATGTATGTCAGGGATGCAGCATGAAGCCAGAAGCTAAACATATTATATGTTACATAATACCATGTCATTATATAATATTGTTAGACAAAGGCTGTTCCTTTTCAGGTCACTGAGACAGTGGTTTGAAGCAACTgtgactatatatatacagtacagtgcattcgggaaagtattcataaaatttctaaaacctgtttttgctttgacattatggggtattgtgtgtagattggtgagggaaaaaaacaattacattttagaataaggctgtaacgtaacaaaatgtggaaaaatgtaaggggtctgaatactttccgaatgcactgtatttgttaAATTGTAGAAACaaattgtgtgttgtgtttgtgttttatCGCAGATCAACCTCTTCTTGTAAAGGGAAAAATCCAAGGCCACCACAGTCGAGTCTAAACTTGGCTGATTCACATCATGGCCTATTAGTTCTGCCACGCAGCTGCATACACATCATGCCCCAtatggctgcagaatgctgtCACTGTATCACCCAGATACACAGCAGCTTCAGTAATAACTAACTCTCCCGGGCTCCTTCCAtcatacagtatctatctgtaTGAATATGAACACATTATGTAATCAGCTATGCATATTTTCTCACATTTAAGCAAGTGTGGGTAAGTGTATGTAGAAATCATTATTATCTTCATACTTGGATAAAACATACCTTTTCTATTTCACCACTATGTGAAGGATGTGGACCTATAGGAGAGAGCAGCATATTAACAATAATACATTAAATCTGGCCATTATTAGGAAACTTAACCCATCTCTGATATCATTATATAAGTTAGAAGTATTTTATTTCAAGCTGTTGCAAGACATGAATCATCAAGCATATACTGGATACCGATGTATATTTCCCATGAGTATAGTTCCTGTAGAATGTCCTTACTAAGGGATCGCAGTGGCTTAGTCTGAACAGTAGGTGGAGAGCTTGCAATGAATAGCAGCATAATCTGAATGTGGGTGACAGCGTGACACCTCATTCTGTGCTGTCAAGAAAATGCACACGCACAGATCACAACCTCTCTTTGAAATGCATGTACAGTACCATACACATCACATGTATCATGAGgcatacctacacacacacacacaaacacacatacttacacacactcacacacacacacatacttacaccaGCTACTACGTACTAATATGCCTAAACAGAGCCTCACAAGTGTCTGTTCATCATAGTGTAGCCTAAATTCAATTTATTCCATGACTGATGATATGCTGCTCAAGGCAACGTTTGAGACTTCTAGTTCCAAAGTCCCTCAAATTAGATTTTGGTCACAAGTAGGATTGCaaaattctgggaactttcaataaattccatgGTTTCCTGAAATCCCGGTTGGAAATTAGGAAACCTCCAACCAGgattctggaaaaccagggaatttatggAAAGTTCCCGGAATTGTGCAACCCTAGTCACATGACTCCAGAGGCACTGCAGCATAGAAATCAAGACCATGCAGCCCTTTCAAATCCATGTTTAGTGCTTGTCATGCATCTAACATTAAATGTCATACTCATATGATAATACAGTACTAGCATTTCTATTTGGTGCACGCCAACGTCACATACAATATTCACACTGATGATGAGAGATTGTGTCCTACTACGTACTACTACAGCTACCCCCTTAATAAACTAATCTGTAGTATAATTgccctaacacacacaacacaaagctGAATTGAATACTATTAGACGTGCTGGTGGTTTGTGTCTCAGTCTTACCTGTGGGGTGGGGCCTCTCCGTGGGACTGGTCCTGCTGTGCTTGGTGCAGAAGCCCCTgccctgcaacagagcctggagaGGGCTGTGTTCCTGAGGAAGAGGCACGCAGCGCAGCCCCTTGGCACAGTTCATGGTGTACACACCACAGGGCTCTCCCTGGGCCAACATTGATGTACCGCCTGCCTGCCCAATATGGTCGCGGGGGCCCCGACCTGGTTCTTTACACGAGAGACAACCCTTGTAGGGTCCCAAACGGTTAGCTAGAGTCGAACATCCGCAGTGAGCAATCAACAACAAGATAATAGTTGTTAAGTTAGAAAGGAGAGGCATTTTCTGTCCAGGTCTCAGGTTCAGctccacactctctctttctccctctctttctcagtcaaaTGTGGCTAATGCTATTTCTTCTCTGTTGTTTCTCCGTCTTCTTTCCGTCTCTTCAGCTTTGCTTGGTGCTTAGCCGGTTTAATCTCAAGACAGCCAGGAGTCCTCAGCAGTGCTAGAGGAGACAAACGGAGATCGAGACACAGCAAAGCAGCAGCTTTTAAAGATCTGAAAGGcggtgatagagagggagagagagaacacagttaTGACACCTTCAGGGGCtgggactcagagagagagagagagaatggatgagGGAGTAGAGGAAGAGGTGGGGGTGGATTATTTTCCTTTTGGAAATTATCAAAATCTCCCCCACCTCTTCCTTTCATCCcgccccctcccccacctcttcctttcacccccccccccccattaaacAGTATACATTATACAACATACACGTTCTCCCCATTATACTTGGTTGTAAGACCATTCTGGTCATATTTGCCATGGTAGCTATTAAACAAAGCTATTGCATTGCATTCAACTATACGGACTGCAATATTTAGCCCTATAAGACTTGTTCTAATGCTCTGTCAACCCCGACCAGAGAAGAATCTTGGATCTTGGATCTTGCAAAAGAGGCACTAAATAAAAAGATAACTTTGATAAATAAATGAAAATGACAAAAGTTGATCGAATTGCAGAGAGGATAGTGAACTGTCCGTGTACAGGAGAAAGTTAAAATAACCAAACAAATAGCTTATTTTATCAGTACAGTGTAATAAGGATCTACTTAGATGTGTGCCAAATGTTAGTCAAGAAAGGTTCCCAGAAGTAGAAGTGTTTTAATATAAACTGAAAGTGGATTGCCATGAAAAACATGTTTCAGCAGCTGGTGAATCTTGTTCTTACCTTGTGTAATGCATGTGCATAACTATAACCCATTGTTTTGCTCAACTTTTTCCAGATCAAACAATGTGGAATGGATTGGTATCGCTCCAACAGGGGCACTATCGCACCTCCTGACCAACTATAGTGAACGTGATCGTTGAGACCAGGGATGACAGGGCTTGATGATGGCCGGACTGGGTATTTAACacattatacactgaacaaaaatataaaagtaaaatgcaacaattttaaagattaaactgagttacatttcatataaggaaatcagtcaattgaaatacactgaccaaaaatataagcACAATatggaaagtgttggtcccatgtttcatgagctgaaataaaagatcccagaaatgttccatacgcacaaaaacatatttctctccaatgttgtgcacaaatttgtttacatccctgttagtgagcatttatcctttaccaagataatccatccacctgacaggtgtggcatatcaagaagcagattaaacagaatgatcattacccaagtgcaccttgtgctggggacaataaaaggccactcaaaaaTGTGTAGCTTTGTCTCACAACACAGTTGGCTctgaccagaatagaaagaggagtgggaggccccggtacttgtcctcttgctcagttgtgcaccggggcctcccactcctctttctattctggttagagccagattgcgctgttctgtgaagggagtagtacacagcgttgtacgagatcttcagtttcttggcaatttctcacatgaaaTATCtttttaatttctcagaacaagaatagactgacgagtttcagaagaaagtgctttgtttctggagattttgagcctgtaatcgaacccacaaatgctgatgctccagatactcaactagtctaaagaaggccagttttattgcttctttaatcaccaCAACAGtcttttagctgtgctaacataattgaaaaagggttttctaatgatcaattagccttttaaaattataaacttggattagctaacacaacgtgccattggaacacaggagtgatggtttctgataatgggcctctgtacgcctatgtagatattccataaaaaatctgccgtttccagctgcaatagtcatttacaacattaacaatgtcaacactgtatttctgatcaatttgatgttattttaatggataaatATAAtgctttttttttcaaaaataggggcatttctaagtgaccccaaacttttgaacggtagtgtacatactgACCGTAATAGAGAAAGGGCTGAGGCAGGCAGCAGCCAATAATGCAATCAATCTATCCATTCAACCGTTCAACATTTGCTTCACGGGCACCATCTTCAAGAGATCACTCTCCCCCATCCTGAGCCTCA
The window above is part of the Salmo salar chromosome ssa15, Ssal_v3.1, whole genome shotgun sequence genome. Proteins encoded here:
- the igfbp6 gene encoding IGF binding protein 6 precursor gives rise to the protein MPLLSNLTTIILLLIAHCGCSTLANRLGPYKGCLSCKEPGRGPRDHIGQAGGTSMLAQGEPCGVYTMNCAKGLRCVPLPQEHSPLQALLQGRGFCTKHSRTSPTERPHPTGPHPSHSGEIEKAPCRKLLNSVLRGVELTIFLSDRDIYIPNCDTLGFYRKKQCRSSKGIQRGLCWCVDELGTALSSRASEDGTLPCDGD